From one Tsukamurella tyrosinosolvens genomic stretch:
- the pafA gene encoding Pup--protein ligase, with translation MQRRIMGIETEFGVTCTFHGHRRLSPDEIARYLFRRVVSWGRSSNVFLQNGSRLYLDVGSHPEYATAECDSVLQLVTHDKAGERVLEDLLLDAEQRLQDEGIGGDIYLFKNNTDSAGNSYGCHENYLVGRVGEFSRIADVLLPFLVTRQLICGAGKVLLTPKNATYCLSQRAEHIWEGVSSATTRSRPIINTRDEPHADAEKYRRLHVIVGDSNMSETTTMLKVGTAHLVLEMIEAGVQFRDFSLDNPIRAIREVSHDTTGRHEVRLAGGRQAGALDIQREYYAKAVDYLATREPDEQLSRVVDLWGRTLDAVETQDFSGIDTEIDWVIKRKLFQRYLDKYSMDLSDPKIAQLDLAYHDIKRGRGVFDLLQRRGLATRVTTDEAVDAAVKNPPETTRAKLRGDFITAAQAAGRDFTVDWVHLKLNDQAQRTVLCKDPFRNVDERVERLIASM, from the coding sequence GTGCAGCGGCGAATCATGGGAATCGAGACCGAGTTCGGTGTCACGTGTACTTTTCACGGGCACCGTCGACTGAGCCCCGACGAGATCGCCCGGTACCTCTTCCGGCGCGTGGTCTCCTGGGGCCGCAGCTCGAACGTCTTCCTGCAGAACGGCTCGCGCCTGTACCTCGACGTGGGCAGCCATCCCGAATACGCCACCGCCGAGTGCGATTCGGTGCTCCAACTGGTCACGCACGACAAGGCCGGCGAGCGGGTCCTGGAGGACCTGCTGCTCGACGCCGAGCAGCGGCTGCAGGACGAGGGCATCGGCGGCGACATCTACCTGTTCAAGAACAACACCGATTCGGCGGGCAACTCGTACGGCTGCCACGAGAACTACCTCGTGGGCCGCGTGGGGGAGTTCTCGCGCATCGCCGACGTGCTGCTGCCCTTCCTGGTCACGCGGCAGCTGATCTGCGGCGCCGGGAAGGTGCTGCTCACGCCGAAGAACGCGACGTACTGCCTGAGCCAGCGCGCCGAGCACATCTGGGAGGGCGTCTCCAGCGCCACCACCCGCAGCCGGCCCATCATCAACACCCGCGACGAGCCGCACGCCGACGCCGAGAAGTACCGCCGCCTGCACGTGATCGTGGGCGACTCGAACATGTCCGAGACCACCACCATGCTCAAGGTTGGCACCGCCCACCTGGTGCTCGAGATGATCGAGGCCGGCGTCCAGTTCCGCGACTTCTCGCTCGACAACCCGATCCGGGCGATCCGGGAGGTCAGCCACGACACCACCGGGCGGCACGAGGTGCGCCTCGCCGGCGGCCGGCAGGCGGGCGCCCTGGACATCCAGCGCGAGTACTACGCCAAGGCCGTCGACTACCTCGCCACGCGCGAGCCCGACGAGCAGCTCAGTCGCGTCGTCGACCTGTGGGGCCGCACCCTCGACGCCGTCGAGACACAGGACTTCTCCGGCATCGACACCGAGATCGACTGGGTGATCAAGCGCAAGCTCTTCCAGCGCTACCTGGACAAGTACTCGATGGACCTGTCGGACCCGAAGATCGCGCAGCTCGATCTCGCGTACCACGACATCAAGCGCGGCCGCGGCGTGTTCGACCTCCTGCAGCGCCGCGGGCTGGCCACGCGGGTGACCACGGACGAGGCCGTCGACGCCGCGGTGAAGAACCCGCCGGAGACCACCCGCGCGAAGCTCCGCGGCGACTTCATCACCGCCGCGCAGGCCGCGGGCCGCGACTTCACCGTCGACTGGGTGCACCTCAAGCTCAACGACCAGGCCCAGCGCACCGTGCTGTGCAAGGACCCGTTCCGCAACGTCGACGAGCGCGTCGAGCGACTCATCGCGTCGATGTGA
- a CDS encoding helix-turn-helix transcriptional regulator, whose protein sequence is MATSRIERLTNLVICLLYTQRPLDRDYIRANVFGYDPESDDEAFERMFERDKADLRELGVPIEVAPVSRINSAVGYRIALDEYALGDIDLDPEEATAVAVASALWQSPELSAAAQSAVQKLRAGGMDVDGPGAGVSPGIAPDRGAEGALLAMLEGVDRRRQVTFEHRANPAQPYVDRTLHPWGVVTFRGSAYAVGHDVARDAVRTFKLSRVRGGAVTGSPATVRPPEGFDLHAHVVATVAEREPVGIARLWVAQGKGDGLRRLASAQADGAFRGRPGTELTVEMRSVDAVAREVSGLGPDAVVFEPQQLRDAVVDRLTALAGER, encoded by the coding sequence GTGGCAACTTCGCGGATCGAGCGTCTCACCAACCTGGTGATATGCCTGCTGTACACGCAACGCCCGCTCGATCGGGACTACATCCGGGCGAACGTCTTCGGGTACGACCCGGAGTCCGACGACGAGGCGTTCGAGCGCATGTTCGAGCGCGACAAGGCCGACCTGCGGGAACTCGGGGTGCCCATCGAGGTCGCCCCGGTCTCCCGGATCAACTCGGCCGTCGGCTACCGCATCGCGCTCGACGAGTACGCCCTCGGCGACATCGACCTCGATCCCGAGGAGGCGACTGCGGTCGCCGTCGCCTCGGCCCTGTGGCAGTCGCCCGAGCTGTCCGCCGCGGCGCAGTCCGCGGTGCAGAAGCTGCGCGCCGGCGGCATGGACGTCGATGGCCCCGGTGCGGGCGTCAGCCCCGGCATCGCCCCGGACCGCGGCGCGGAGGGGGCACTGCTCGCCATGCTCGAGGGCGTCGACCGTCGTCGCCAGGTCACCTTCGAGCACCGCGCGAACCCGGCGCAGCCCTACGTCGACCGCACGCTGCACCCCTGGGGCGTGGTCACCTTCCGCGGCAGCGCCTACGCCGTCGGTCACGACGTCGCGCGCGACGCGGTCCGCACGTTCAAGCTCAGTCGCGTCCGCGGCGGCGCGGTCACCGGCAGCCCGGCCACTGTCCGGCCGCCGGAGGGATTCGACCTGCACGCGCACGTCGTGGCCACCGTCGCCGAGCGCGAGCCCGTCGGCATCGCCCGGCTGTGGGTCGCGCAGGGCAAGGGCGACGGTCTCCGTCGGCTCGCCTCGGCTCAGGCCGACGGTGCCTTCCGGGGCCGGCCCGGCACGGAGTTGACGGTGGAGATGCGCTCGGTCGACGCCGTGGCCCGCGAGGTCAGCGGCCTCGGACCCGACGCGGTGGTCTTCGAGCCGCAGCAATTGCGCGACGCCGTCGTCGACCGACTCACGGCACTGGCGGGGGAGCGATGA